One genomic window of Streptomonospora nanhaiensis includes the following:
- the rfbB gene encoding dTDP-glucose 4,6-dehydratase: MKILVTGGAGFIGSHYVRSVLADAAPGAEGARITVLDRFTYAGNRANLPEEGPRLSVVRGDICDAGLLADLVPGHDAVVHFAAESHVDRSIAGAAEFARTNVLGTQALLHAAHTARVPRFLHVSTDEVYGSIAEGRWDENEPLAPNSPYAASKAGADLMVRSYARTHGMDVSITRCSNNYGPYQHPEKVIPRFVTNLLEGERVPLYGDGLNVREWLHVDDHCRALHLVLAKGRPGEVYNVGGGEEHTNRDLTERLLRLCGADASAIEWVADRAGHDRRYALDDTKIRTELGYAPRVAFEDGLADTVAWYRANRAWWEPLRPGKDGGHGA; this comes from the coding sequence ATGAAGATCCTGGTCACCGGAGGCGCCGGATTCATCGGCTCGCACTACGTGCGGTCGGTGCTGGCCGACGCCGCTCCCGGTGCCGAGGGCGCCCGGATCACGGTGCTCGACCGCTTCACCTACGCCGGCAACCGCGCCAACCTGCCCGAGGAGGGGCCGCGGCTGTCCGTCGTGCGCGGCGACATCTGCGACGCGGGCCTGCTGGCCGACCTGGTCCCCGGCCACGACGCGGTGGTGCACTTCGCCGCCGAGAGCCACGTGGACCGCTCGATCGCCGGCGCCGCGGAGTTCGCCCGCACCAACGTGCTGGGCACCCAGGCGCTGCTGCACGCCGCCCACACCGCGCGGGTGCCGCGCTTCCTGCACGTCTCCACCGACGAGGTCTACGGCTCCATCGCCGAGGGCCGGTGGGACGAGAACGAGCCGCTGGCCCCCAACTCGCCCTACGCGGCGTCCAAGGCCGGCGCCGACCTGATGGTGCGCTCCTACGCCCGCACCCACGGCATGGACGTGTCCATCACCCGCTGCTCCAACAACTACGGCCCCTACCAGCACCCCGAGAAGGTCATCCCGCGCTTTGTCACCAACCTGCTGGAGGGCGAGCGCGTGCCCCTCTACGGCGACGGGCTCAACGTGCGCGAGTGGCTGCACGTCGACGACCACTGCCGCGCCCTGCACCTGGTGCTGGCCAAGGGCCGCCCCGGCGAGGTCTACAACGTCGGCGGCGGCGAGGAGCACACCAACCGCGACCTGACCGAGCGGCTGCTGCGGCTGTGCGGCGCCGACGCCTCGGCCATCGAGTGGGTGGCCGACCGCGCCGGGCACGACCGCCGCTACGCCCTGGACGACACCAAGATCCGCACCGAGCTCGGCTACGCCCCCCGGGTCGCCTTCGAGGACGGCCTGGCCGACACGGTCGCCTGGTACCGCGCCAACCGCGCCTGGTGGGAGCCGCTGCGCCCGGGGAAGGACGGTGGCCATGGCGCCTGA
- a CDS encoding TetR/AcrR family transcriptional regulator, which produces MEREEITRAAADFIVYKVESSLEDVAEGIGVTPEELRTHFPDEIALRAAVARLGTDRIEESLDAARVDEGSAEDAVRRIVDECWPHAPLRAFLYGENRLVGTPELDAALERIDARGNELFERGREDGSFRTDLPAAWMGAALWSLLAVASWNVRNDHLPAEDGPRSIKEMLLDGARRVPAPQS; this is translated from the coding sequence ATGGAACGCGAAGAGATCACCCGAGCTGCCGCCGACTTCATCGTCTACAAGGTCGAGTCGTCCCTGGAGGACGTCGCCGAGGGCATCGGCGTCACCCCCGAGGAGCTGCGCACCCACTTCCCCGACGAGATCGCGCTGCGCGCGGCCGTGGCCCGCCTGGGCACCGACCGCATCGAGGAGAGCCTGGACGCGGCCCGCGTGGACGAGGGCTCCGCCGAGGACGCGGTGCGCCGCATCGTGGACGAGTGCTGGCCCCACGCCCCCCTGCGCGCCTTCCTCTACGGCGAGAACCGCCTGGTGGGCACGCCCGAGCTGGACGCCGCGCTGGAGCGCATCGACGCCCGCGGCAACGAGCTGTTCGAGCGGGGCCGCGAGGACGGCAGCTTCCGCACCGACCTGCCCGCCGCCTGGATGGGCGCCGCGCTGTGGTCCCTGCTGGCCGTGGCGTCGTGGAACGTCCGCAACGACCACCTGCCGGCCGAGGACGGGCCGCGCAGCATCAAGGAGATGCTGCTCGACGGGGCGCGCCGCGTCCCCGCCCCCCAGTCCTAG
- a CDS encoding dTDP-4-dehydrorhamnose 3,5-epimerase family protein: MDVRGLDVEGALLCAPPVFTDERGAFASPYTESALRRAAGHALFRPAQLSFSTSRRGVLRGVHYTAAPPGGAKFAYCPHGRALDVVVDLRVGSPTFGAWDSVALGGGEGRGVYLPTGVGHLFLALEDDTVMAYTLSREYDPANEHSISPADPELGLELPAGEGAVLLSERDRAAPTLGEARARGLLPDYAVCREIDRAQVAAG, from the coding sequence ATGGACGTGCGCGGACTCGACGTCGAGGGCGCGCTGCTGTGCGCCCCGCCCGTCTTCACCGACGAGCGGGGCGCGTTCGCGTCGCCCTACACCGAATCGGCGCTGCGGCGGGCGGCGGGCCACGCCCTGTTCCGCCCGGCCCAGCTCAGCTTCAGCACCTCGCGGCGCGGCGTGCTGCGCGGGGTGCACTACACCGCCGCGCCCCCCGGCGGGGCCAAGTTCGCCTACTGCCCGCACGGGCGCGCGCTGGACGTGGTGGTCGACCTGCGGGTGGGCTCGCCCACCTTCGGCGCCTGGGACAGCGTCGCGCTGGGCGGCGGCGAGGGGCGGGGGGTGTACCTGCCCACGGGGGTGGGCCACCTGTTCCTCGCGCTGGAGGACGACACCGTGATGGCCTACACCCTCTCCCGCGAGTACGACCCGGCCAACGAGCACTCGATCTCCCCCGCCGACCCCGAGCTGGGGCTGGAGCTGCCCGCCGGGGAGGGCGCGGTGCTGCTCTCCGAGCGCGACCGCGCCGCCCCCACGCTGGGCGAGGCGCGCGCCCGCGGGCTGCTCCCCGACTACGCCGTCTGCCGCGAGATCGACCGCGCCCAGGTGGCCGCCGGCTGA
- a CDS encoding nucleotide disphospho-sugar-binding domain-containing protein gives MKALFITGGSMGTVFPQAPLARATRDAGHEILMAGPDTVTPTIAQAGLPPVSISAQTKQALDPNLPGDPAEQMRYVGRWYGRTTAEALEPLQRIAADWRPDIVLGGGMFYPAALLGHILGVPTVLQPWGVLDAGGYDEGANEALRPVLDRLGLERTPAPDLALNVAPPSLRGPVGKGEQPLRWIPGNLQRPLEPWMYTRGGAKRVLLTSGSRVTREGTLHTMDVPTLRALAAAFTDMGVETVIAVPDDVAPLLRGEDGGGPRAGWVPLDIIAPTCDLIVHHGGVGSNMTAMAAGVPQLIVREIPSSGEMDPQVRFGSLIDLAPEEQSVENIRAACAKILSDPSYAERARILADEIAVLPTPAEVVAVLEVLARR, from the coding sequence GTGAAGGCCCTGTTCATCACCGGCGGCAGCATGGGGACGGTGTTCCCCCAGGCGCCCCTGGCCCGCGCCACCCGCGACGCCGGGCACGAGATCCTCATGGCCGGCCCGGACACCGTCACCCCCACCATCGCCCAGGCGGGCCTGCCGCCGGTCTCGATCTCCGCGCAGACCAAGCAGGCGCTGGACCCCAACCTGCCGGGCGACCCCGCCGAGCAGATGCGCTACGTGGGGCGCTGGTACGGCAGGACGACGGCCGAGGCCCTGGAGCCGCTGCAGCGCATCGCCGCCGACTGGCGCCCCGACATCGTGCTGGGCGGCGGGATGTTCTACCCGGCGGCGCTGCTGGGCCACATCCTGGGGGTGCCCACGGTGCTGCAGCCCTGGGGCGTGCTGGACGCCGGCGGCTACGACGAGGGCGCCAACGAGGCGCTGCGCCCGGTCCTGGACCGCCTGGGCCTGGAGCGGACCCCGGCTCCCGACCTGGCGCTCAACGTCGCCCCGCCGAGCCTGCGCGGCCCGGTCGGCAAGGGCGAGCAGCCGCTGCGCTGGATCCCGGGCAACCTCCAGCGCCCGCTGGAGCCGTGGATGTACACCCGCGGCGGTGCCAAGCGGGTGCTGCTGACCTCGGGCAGCCGGGTCACCCGCGAGGGCACCCTGCACACCATGGACGTGCCGACGCTGCGCGCGCTGGCGGCGGCCTTCACCGACATGGGCGTGGAGACGGTCATCGCGGTGCCCGACGACGTGGCGCCGCTGCTGCGCGGCGAGGACGGCGGCGGCCCGCGCGCGGGCTGGGTGCCGCTGGACATCATCGCGCCCACCTGCGACCTGATCGTGCACCACGGCGGGGTGGGGTCCAACATGACGGCGATGGCGGCGGGCGTGCCCCAGCTCATCGTGCGCGAGATCCCCTCCTCCGGCGAGATGGACCCGCAGGTGCGGTTCGGCTCGCTGATCGACCTTGCGCCCGAGGAGCAGTCGGTGGAGAACATCCGGGCCGCCTGCGCGAAGATCCTGTCCGACCCCTCCTACGCGGAGCGGGCGCGGATCCTGGCCGACGAGATCGCGGTGCTGCCCACCCCGGCCGAGGTGGTGGCCGTGCTGGAGGTGCTGGCCCGCCGCTGA
- a CDS encoding methyltransferase, with protein sequence MAGDGIQLGLSEAERHTDTSQRDREFELLDLRWDLLPGVFAPHNSRSTAAYTSWLPIPAGGTVLEMGCGAGVTAVYAALRGARAVVAADIAAAAVENTRVNAARHGVSDRVRAVRSDMFAEIGPEERFDLIFWNSSAIPAPESFVYTRDIEWSLFDRDYASHRAYLREAPRRLTEGGRLFLGFNTNGDVERLHRLCAEAGLRAVEARSMTTTYNDGATTTRFMLLELLPADSGG encoded by the coding sequence ATGGCCGGCGACGGCATCCAACTCGGCCTGAGCGAGGCCGAGCGCCACACCGACACCTCCCAGCGCGACCGCGAGTTCGAACTCCTGGACCTGCGCTGGGACCTGCTGCCGGGGGTGTTCGCCCCGCACAACTCCCGCTCGACCGCCGCCTACACCTCGTGGCTGCCGATCCCCGCCGGGGGCACCGTGCTGGAGATGGGCTGCGGCGCGGGCGTCACCGCGGTCTACGCCGCCCTGCGCGGCGCCCGCGCGGTGGTGGCCGCCGACATCGCCGCGGCCGCCGTGGAGAACACCCGCGTCAACGCCGCCCGCCACGGCGTGTCCGACCGGGTGCGCGCGGTGCGCAGCGACATGTTCGCCGAGATCGGCCCCGAGGAGCGGTTCGACCTCATCTTCTGGAACTCCAGCGCGATCCCGGCCCCGGAGTCCTTCGTCTACACCCGCGACATCGAGTGGTCGCTGTTCGACCGCGACTACGCCTCCCACCGCGCCTACCTGCGCGAGGCGCCCCGCCGCCTCACCGAGGGCGGGCGGCTGTTCCTGGGCTTCAACACCAACGGCGACGTGGAGCGGCTGCACCGGCTCTGCGCCGAGGCCGGGCTGCGCGCGGTGGAGGCGCGCAGCATGACCACCACCTACAACGACGGCGCCACCACCACGCGGTTCATGCTGCTGGAGCTGCTGCCCGCCGACTCCGGGGGCTGA
- a CDS encoding TetR/AcrR family transcriptional regulator: protein MDRQEIITAAAKFCETRVQADLDEVAAGIGISSEELRSHFPDRYALIWALGKMGTDLMEESLEKARVEEGPAEDAVRRLIAEAWTYAPFLAFLYGENPLHGPGELDDAFVRIGKRATLMFERGQREGVFRTDLPAAWMSEAMWVLVAVGAWSVAKGHIAADDGPDYIVELLFNGTRARARA, encoded by the coding sequence ATGGACCGCCAAGAGATCATCACCGCCGCCGCGAAGTTCTGCGAGACCCGGGTCCAGGCCGACCTGGACGAGGTCGCCGCGGGCATCGGCATCAGCTCCGAGGAGCTGCGCTCCCACTTCCCCGACCGCTACGCACTCATCTGGGCGCTGGGGAAGATGGGCACCGACCTGATGGAGGAGAGCCTGGAGAAGGCCCGTGTCGAGGAGGGGCCCGCCGAGGACGCGGTGCGCCGGCTCATCGCCGAGGCCTGGACCTACGCCCCCTTCCTCGCCTTCCTCTACGGCGAGAACCCCCTGCACGGCCCCGGCGAGCTGGACGACGCGTTCGTCCGCATCGGCAAGCGGGCCACCCTGATGTTCGAGCGCGGCCAGCGCGAGGGCGTCTTCCGCACCGACCTGCCGGCCGCCTGGATGAGCGAGGCCATGTGGGTGCTGGTGGCCGTGGGCGCCTGGAGCGTGGCCAAGGGGCACATCGCCGCCGACGACGGCCCCGACTACATCGTTGAACTGCTGTTCAACGGCACCCGGGCGCGGGCCCGCGCCTGA
- the rfbA gene encoding glucose-1-phosphate thymidylyltransferase RfbA has protein sequence MRGIILAGGSGSRLRPITSGVSKQLLPVYNKPMVYYPLSVLMLSGIREVLVISTPHDLPGFRRLLGDGSGLGMEISYAEQDRPRGLADAFRVGAGFVGDEPVALALGDNIFHGTGLSALLAREVQALRGCTLFGYAVSDPHRYGVGEADAAGNLVSLEEKPRVPRSNRAITGLYFYEPDVVDIARTLKPSPRGELEITDVNRVYLEQGRARLVDLGRGFAWLDTGTHDSLIQAGEFVRTLEQRQGVSIACIEEVALRMGFIDAEECRRLGERQADSPYGRYILEVARAAAETTPPGFLRSAELQPPFRPGDPAGPLPHDPERTVPWPATASNSA, from the coding sequence ATGAGGGGGATCATCCTCGCCGGCGGGTCCGGCTCCCGGCTGCGCCCGATCACCTCGGGTGTCTCCAAGCAGCTGCTGCCGGTCTACAACAAGCCGATGGTCTACTACCCGCTGTCGGTTCTCATGCTCAGCGGCATCCGCGAGGTGCTCGTCATCTCGACCCCGCACGACCTGCCCGGCTTCCGCCGCCTCCTCGGCGACGGCAGCGGGCTCGGAATGGAGATCAGCTACGCCGAGCAGGACCGGCCGCGCGGGCTGGCCGACGCCTTCCGCGTGGGCGCCGGCTTCGTGGGCGACGAGCCCGTGGCCCTGGCGCTGGGCGACAACATCTTCCACGGCACCGGCCTGTCGGCGCTGCTGGCCCGCGAGGTGCAGGCGCTCAGGGGCTGCACCCTGTTCGGCTACGCGGTGTCCGACCCCCACCGCTACGGGGTGGGCGAGGCCGACGCCGCCGGCAACCTGGTCTCCCTGGAGGAGAAGCCGCGCGTGCCGCGCTCCAACCGCGCCATCACCGGGCTGTACTTCTACGAGCCCGACGTGGTGGACATCGCGCGCACCCTGAAGCCCTCGCCCCGCGGCGAACTGGAGATCACCGACGTCAACCGCGTGTACCTGGAGCAGGGCCGCGCCCGGCTGGTGGACCTGGGCCGGGGCTTCGCCTGGCTGGACACCGGCACCCACGACTCCCTGATCCAGGCGGGCGAGTTCGTCCGCACGCTGGAGCAGCGCCAGGGCGTGAGCATCGCCTGCATCGAGGAGGTGGCGCTGCGCATGGGCTTCATCGACGCCGAGGAGTGCCGCCGCCTCGGCGAGCGGCAGGCCGACTCCCCCTACGGCCGCTACATCCTGGAGGTCGCGCGCGCCGCCGCCGAGACGACCCCGCCCGGGTTCCTGCGCAGCGCCGAACTCCAGCCGCCCTTCCGGCCCGGCGACCCCGCCGGTCCGCTGCCCCACGACCCGGAGAGGACGGTCCCATGGCCGGCGACGGCATCCAACTCGGCCTGA